The DNA region TCCAGCAGGTCAAACTCGTCTACCGGGGCGGGGAGCAGGCAGACCGGGCCGTCGCTGGGGGAAGCGGGGTCCATCGACAGCAGCGAGGCCAGGTCGGGAGGCTCAACCTCCGGGGCGCCCGGAGCGAACGAACACGACACCACCGGCCGACCGGGCATGCAGCCGCAATCGTGGCACCGGCATCCGGCGGCGAAAGCTAGCGCCGCTAGCACGATCGGTAGTATGCGAAAGTCCGCTGAAAACATGACGACCGTTGCGGCAGGAGTAATCCGGACCCAGCACTGGGTATCGAGTTTCGCTCGCGCCGCGCACAACGCCTGTCTGCGAAGTTCCGCAAGCGCCGGTGGAGCGGAGCTTGTCGGTTATGCACGTGGGAAGAGTTAGTCGCATTGTCCCGCCGCCAACGGGCTGTCGGACGTGGGGGCGAACACCGCGATAGGTTCCTCACGCCCCTTCACCCATTGGGGGGGGAGCGCCTCGATCGGGAAGTCGGCCGGAAGCCTGAGGCGGGTCGCCTCGGTGATCAACAAGCAGCGGGCCAGCGGCTTCGTGAGCGTCTCGACGCGGGAGGCGATGTTCACCGTGTCGCCGATAGCAGTGAATTCCTGCCGCCGCGGCGACCCGATGCTGCCGACAATCGCCGGCCCCGTGTTCACGCCGATGCCGATCCGCAGCCCGGGCCAGCCCGCTTGTTCCAGCTCCCGGGTGGCGCTGCGCAGCCGCTCCTGCATGGCGGTGGCCGCGCGCACAGCCGCCAGGGCGTGGTTCTCCGACCCGCCGCTCACGCCAAAGAGCGCCATCAGCCCGTCGCCAAGAAACTTGTTCACCATCCCGCCGTGCGACTCGATGGTCTCTACCGCCTCGCGGAAGAAGATGTTCAGCACGCTCACCACCTCGTCTGGGTCGTGCCGCGACGAGTGGGCGGTAAAGTCGCGTACGTCGACAAACATGACCGTGACGATCATCTCGGTCCCCCCCAACCCGGCGCCGCGGGCCAGGATCTGCCGGGCCGCCTCGTGGCCGACGTGGCGGCCGAAGGTCTCCTGCAGCCGTTCGCGTTCCCGGAGCCCCTCCACCATCCGGTTAAATCGGTCGATCAACGGGCCGAAGTCGTCTGCGCGGAGGTCGTCAACGCGGACGTCCAGGTCCCCTTCGGCCACGCGGACCGCCGCGTCCTTGAGCCGCCGCACCGGCAGCGCCACCAGCCGTCCCAGCATCCAGGCGGTGGTCAGACCGAAGGCGATGGCCACCGCGCCCACCGACAAGCCGAACTCGGGGGTCTGCCGGGAGGCTTCCGGCAGCACCAACAGCAGCACCAGGGCAATGATCGGGCTGGCGACGGCCGACACGCCGAACATCAATCCCCGCCCAGTGATCGAGAGCGGGTACGCCCCCGGCGTGTCGCAGGGGAGGTCGTGCTGGAAATAGACAGGGAACAGCAGCCGCTGGCTGGCGAGTTCCACCGCAAAGAAGCACTGCGTCACCGCGATCATTCCCGCGATAACAAACGAGGTCGCGAGGTGCCACAGCACTTCGCGGTCGACCGGTTCATCGCCC from Pirellulimonas nuda includes:
- a CDS encoding adenylate/guanylate cyclase domain-containing protein; its protein translation is MTTSHELPPGFSPAQRYGLLLVALAAVAPNLVGSAFNIAYNQIQIEPMLKPHQLDRFGACWRLFNLVIYPIGVLVLATPLLWVEPVHRALVAGRPVEPRSLLYAQRFAVNLPWWVLRIVSVCWLICIPVFGAALLLGDEPVDREVLWHLATSFVIAGMIAVTQCFFAVELASQRLLFPVYFQHDLPCDTPGAYPLSITGRGLMFGVSAVASPIIALVLLLVLPEASRQTPEFGLSVGAVAIAFGLTTAWMLGRLVALPVRRLKDAAVRVAEGDLDVRVDDLRADDFGPLIDRFNRMVEGLRERERLQETFGRHVGHEAARQILARGAGLGGTEMIVTVMFVDVRDFTAHSSRHDPDEVVSVLNIFFREAVETIESHGGMVNKFLGDGLMALFGVSGGSENHALAAVRAATAMQERLRSATRELEQAGWPGLRIGIGVNTGPAIVGSIGSPRRQEFTAIGDTVNIASRVETLTKPLARCLLITEATRLRLPADFPIEALPPQWVKGREEPIAVFAPTSDSPLAAGQCD